AGGGCAGGGCGGCGCCGTCGATCACGCCCTTGGAAAGGGCCTCGGGCACGGCCGGGACCGGCATACCGATCGGCGTGGCGCCCATCGCCGCCAGGGCCTCGTTGATGACCCGCGTCGGCGCCCGGACCTTGGCGTTCTTCAGGTCCTCCAGGCGCCGGACCGGCGTGCCGCGCATGTGCAGGCTGCCGGGCGCGTGAACGTGGAACAGCAGCGGGTGGACCTCGGCGAACTCCTCGCGCGCGTGGGCCTCGTAGAAGGCCTGGACCGCCTGGCTGGTCGCCTCGGCGCTGCCTGCGACGAAGGGCAGCTCGAAGACCTCGATCGTGGGGAAGCGCCCGGCGGTATAGCCGGTCAGGGTCCAGACCACGTCGGCCACGCCCTCGCGCGCCTGGTCGAACAGCTGGGGCGGCTTGCCGCCCAGCTGCATCGCCGGAAAGACGCGCACGGCGATGCGGCCGCCCGACTCGGCCTCGACCTTGCGCGCCCAGGGCTCGATGAACTTGGCGTGGGCGACCGAGGGCGGCGGCAGGAAGTGGTGGACCTTCAGGGTCACTTCCTGGGCCGCGGCCGGCGCGAGGCCGGCCCCGAGCAGCCAGGCCGCGACGGCAAGTGCGATCGACAGAGCCGAGAAAGGGGTGCGCTGCATGGACGGCTCCTTCGCCTGAAACCGGACCGGCCTTGTCATGATACCGGGCCGTGGCATGATACCCGGAAGGCCCGCAAGAACAATGCAGCCGTCCGTCATGAATGGGGCCGTGGGGAGAGTAGAGACCAGCCATGCATTTCGTGATCGCGCCGCCGGCGACGCCCCGGCTTCCGGTCGAGGGGGACGACCGGCTGTTTCCCGTGCGCCGGGTCTACTGCGTCGGCCGCAACTACGCGGCCCACTCGCGGGAGATGGGCAACGATCCGGACCGCGAGGAGCCCTTCTTCTTCATCAAGCCGCGCGACTGCGTTGTCCTCGACGGCGCCAAGATCCCCTATCCGCCCATGACCAGCGACCTGCACCACGAGATCGAGCTGGTCGTGGCGATCGGCCGCGAGGGCGCGGACATCCCGCTCGCGGCGGTGCCGGACCACATCTACGGCTACGCGGTCGGGATCGACCTGACGCGGCGCGACCTCCAGGCCGAGGCCAAGGCCCAGCGCCGACCCTGGGACACGGGCAAGGCCTGCGACGGCGGCGCACCCTGCTCGCGGGTCCGGACCGCGGCGGAGATCGGCCACCCGGCCAAGGGCCGGATCTGGCTGTCGGTCAACGGCGAGGAGCGGCAGAGCGGCGACCTCTCCGAGCTGATCTGGTCGGTGATGGAGCTGACCGCCAAGCTCTCCGGATACTTCCGGCTGATGCCCGGCGACCTGATCTTCACCGGGACCCCCTCGGGCGTCGGCCCGCTTACCCGCGGCGACAAGGTGACCGGCGGCGTCGAGGGCGTGGCGGAGATCTCGGTGGAGATCGTTTGAGGCCACGTCGGGGCTCGAAACCAAAAGGGTTCACCACAGAGACACAGAGACCACAGAGAACCAAAGAGGTTGGTTGCGCGCGCAGCGCGCTGAAAGAACCTTGGTTTTCCTCTGTGGTCTCTGTGTCTCTGTGGTGAAAAATCCGAACCTCGGCGACAGGCAGAGTCTCGCCCTTCAAGACGCCGGCGATCGGTCCGGTCCAATCTGAAGTTATGACGGCTGCCGCTGCAGGAATTCCAGGACCGCGGCGGCCACCAGCTCGGGGGCCTCGATCAGGATCGAGTGCTTGAGGCCGGGCAGGATCGCGAGCTCGGCGTTGGGCAGCTCGCCGGCGATGAAGCGGTTGAGCCGGGGGTTGCAGCCGCCGTCCAGCTCGCCGGTCAGGACCAGCGCGGGCGCCGCGACCTCATGCAGCCAGGGCGCCATCTCGGTCTCGGCGTAGATGCGGAAGACGCTGAGGAACACCTCGGCCGGAGTCTCCACCACCTGCTCGAGGCGGGCGCGGACGGCGTCGGGCCGGGCCTCCAGGAAGGCGTCGGTGAACCAGCGCTCGACCAGGGTGTCGAGCACCTGGCGGATGCCCTTCTCCTCCATGGCCGCGATCACGGCCCGCACCTTGGCCCGGTCCTCGTCCGTCCGTCCCGCCGCCGTCGAGAGCAGGCCCAGGGAGAGCACCCGTTCGGGGTGGGCCCGGGCGTAGGCCGGCCCGATCATGCCGCCCAGGGAGTGGCCGATGACGTGGGCCCGCTCGACGCCCAGCCTTTCCCGCAGGGCCTCCAGGTCCGCGACCAGGTCGTCCAGCGTGTAGGGCGGCGCGGGCGCCGGCGAGTCGCCGTGGCCGCGCAGGTCGTAGCCGATGCAGGTGAAGTGGCGGCCGAGGATCCCGGCGAGCGGCCGCCAGGCGCCGCGCCGGGAGCCGATGCCGTGGACCATGAAGAGCGCCGGGCCCTCTCCCTCCACGGAATAGGCGCAGTCGACGGCAGTCATTGGCGTCGCGTTCTCGCTGCACGGCGGCAAGAAACCAACCGGCCCTCACCCGCTCCGCTGCGCTTCGCCACCCTCTCCCAGGGGAGAGGGTTGGTTTTCCCTCTCCCTTGGGAGAGGGAGCCCGACGCCGAAGGCGTTGGGAGGGTGAGGGCCGGTTGGTTTCTCGAAGCCGCGGGCACCGCGCTACTCCGCCGCGGCCACCCGGCCCGCGGGCTTCGCGAAGTGGGGCATGACCTCGGCGGCGAAGCGCTCCAGGCAGTCGAGGGTGTCGGCCTGGCTGGCGCCGAAGTTGACGTTGAGGATCATGCGGTCGATGCCGCCCTCGGCGTAGGGGCCGAGCTTGTCGACCATCTCGCTCGCGGTGCAGATCAAGAGGCTCTGGTCCAGCTCCTCGATCGTCTGCTTGCGCGGCAGGGGGGCGATCATGCCGCCCTCGACCAGGCCGGGGCCCGAGCGGAGGTTGTCGAAGCGGCTGTAGTAGTCGTGGGCCTGGCGGAGCTTCTCCCGCCGGTCGGCCTCGTCCCTGGCCAGGAAGGCGACGCGCGAGAGCGAGAGGGTCCGGTTCCGCGCCTCGGCGCCCGCCTCGGCCCGGCCGCGCCGGAAGGCCTCGACCTGGTCCAGCATGAGCTGGTGGCCGCCCGCCAGCGGCGTGGTCTGGATGTCGAAGCCGCGCCGGGCGCAGTGGTAGATCGCCTCGGGCGTGACGACGGCCATCATGATCGGCGGGCCGCCGGGGGTGACCGGCCGCGGCATGACGGTCAGCGCGTCAAACCGGTAGTACTTGCCGTTCCAGGCGACGTCCTCGCGGCTCAAGAGGGCGGTCAGCACGTCGAGCGACTCGTCGAACTTCTCCCGGCTGATCTCCAGCGGGCAGCCCAGGCGGTCCATCTCGAAGGCGAAGGCGCCGCGCCCGACGCCGACCAGCAGGCGGCCCTCGGTGAAGATGTCGGCGACCACGATCTCGCCGGCCAGGACCCGCATGTCGCGCACCGGCAGGACCACGACGGCGGTCATGATCTTTATCTTCTCGGTCACGGCCGCGATCTTGACCGCGAAGGTCAGGGGCGCCGGCATCATCAGGATGTTGATCAGGTGGTGCTCGGTGATCGAGAGGCACTCGTAGCCCAGCCGGTCCGAGAGCACGGCCTGTTCCAGCATGTCCCGATAGAGCCGGTCGCCGCCGTAGCTCTTGTCCGGATAGTAGGCCGAGAGCTGCGGACAGAACTCCATACGGGGGGCCTCCTGCGGGCGTTGCAACCAGGACCACGACTATGAGACAGCCTGATTTTTCGGGCAAATGCTAAGTGGCGCGCGTCAAGCTTCTCTACCGCGGTTCAGGCGGCGGCGCAGCCTGCCGGAGGATCGAAACCGCCGGCGTCCGATCAATCCCGGGGAAGCTCGGCCGGCGATCCGTGGGGCGTCTTCAGATAGGCCTCGGTCCAGGCTTGGCGCAAGGCTCCGAGCTCCTTGCCCTCGGCCAGGCCCCGGCGGATCAAGAAATCCTCGAAGGCGGAAAGCCAGACCTCGTAGTAGGCCGATCCGTCCTTCGGCGCGCCGGCCGAGTCCGCCCGCTGGAGCGCGGCGATGAAGGCCTCCGACCATTCGGACCACTGAAAGGCGCCGGCCGCGGCCAGGGCATGGGTCGTGGCGAAGAGCTCGGCATGCCAGGGCTCGGAGAAGGGCTGCTCTGGCTCAGGTCGCGGGCGCAAGGTAACTCTCCCAGAGATCGGCCGTCACGCTGTGCCGGGGATCCGCCGCCTCGCCCCAGAGCTCGCGCGCCGAGAAGCGCACGGTGTAGAGGTGCTGCGGCGCCTCGCCCGCGAGCGTTGCGCTGACGTCGGGAAAGACGTGGGCGCCGTGGTGCAGCACGACCTCGCCGACCCGGTCGCGGCAATAGCGGGGCAGTCGGGTGTGGCCGCAATGCATGTGCCGGGCGGTGCGCACGCGGTCGCCGACGGCGAAGGCCGGGGCCGCGTTGACCTCCCGCTCGCTCGGACGGCCCGTGGGCAGGAAACGCAGGAAGGC
The nucleotide sequence above comes from Kiloniellales bacterium. Encoded proteins:
- a CDS encoding nitrile hydratase accessory protein → MRPRPEPEQPFSEPWHAELFATTHALAAAGAFQWSEWSEAFIAALQRADSAGAPKDGSAYYEVWLSAFEDFLIRRGLAEGKELGALRQAWTEAYLKTPHGSPAELPRD
- a CDS encoding fumarylacetoacetate hydrolase family protein, whose product is MHFVIAPPATPRLPVEGDDRLFPVRRVYCVGRNYAAHSREMGNDPDREEPFFFIKPRDCVVLDGAKIPYPPMTSDLHHEIELVVAIGREGADIPLAAVPDHIYGYAVGIDLTRRDLQAEAKAQRRPWDTGKACDGGAPCSRVRTAAEIGHPAKGRIWLSVNGEERQSGDLSELIWSVMELTAKLSGYFRLMPGDLIFTGTPSGVGPLTRGDKVTGGVEGVAEISVEIV
- a CDS encoding TRAP transporter substrate-binding protein, giving the protein MQRTPFSALSIALAVAAWLLGAGLAPAAAQEVTLKVHHFLPPPSVAHAKFIEPWARKVEAESGGRIAVRVFPAMQLGGKPPQLFDQAREGVADVVWTLTGYTAGRFPTIEVFELPFVAGSAEATSQAVQAFYEAHAREEFAEVHPLLFHVHAPGSLHMRGTPVRRLEDLKNAKVRAPTRVINEALAAMGATPIGMPVPAVPEALSKGVIDGAALPYEVTLPLRVHELTDSHTEIAGDRGLYTAVFLFAMNKATYEALPADLKAVIDANAGAALARRVGAVWDAAEAPGRDKAAALGDSFHRIEGAELDRWKQATQPVIDGWVKRMDERGRDGAALLDAARALVAKHDGS
- a CDS encoding LLM class flavin-dependent oxidoreductase, encoding MEFCPQLSAYYPDKSYGGDRLYRDMLEQAVLSDRLGYECLSITEHHLINILMMPAPLTFAVKIAAVTEKIKIMTAVVVLPVRDMRVLAGEIVVADIFTEGRLLVGVGRGAFAFEMDRLGCPLEISREKFDESLDVLTALLSREDVAWNGKYYRFDALTVMPRPVTPGGPPIMMAVVTPEAIYHCARRGFDIQTTPLAGGHQLMLDQVEAFRRGRAEAGAEARNRTLSLSRVAFLARDEADRREKLRQAHDYYSRFDNLRSGPGLVEGGMIAPLPRKQTIEELDQSLLICTASEMVDKLGPYAEGGIDRMILNVNFGASQADTLDCLERFAAEVMPHFAKPAGRVAAAE
- the nthB gene encoding nitrile hydratase subunit beta, translated to MDGVHDLGGMEGFGPLAIEPDEPPFHHDWEARVMALRLLMGFWRRWNIDAGRHSIENLPPADYLSMTYYEKWLASVANLSVGAGLLSREEVASGRPAPGAEKATPPVDAAAFLRFLPTGRPSEREVNAAPAFAVGDRVRTARHMHCGHTRLPRYCRDRVGEVVLHHGAHVFPDVSATLAGEAPQHLYTVRFSARELWGEAADPRHSVTADLWESYLAPAT
- a CDS encoding alpha/beta hydrolase, which produces MTAVDCAYSVEGEGPALFMVHGIGSRRGAWRPLAGILGRHFTCIGYDLRGHGDSPAPAPPYTLDDLVADLEALRERLGVERAHVIGHSLGGMIGPAYARAHPERVLSLGLLSTAAGRTDEDRAKVRAVIAAMEEKGIRQVLDTLVERWFTDAFLEARPDAVRARLEQVVETPAEVFLSVFRIYAETEMAPWLHEVAAPALVLTGELDGGCNPRLNRFIAGELPNAELAILPGLKHSILIEAPELVAAAVLEFLQRQPS